In Anseongella ginsenosidimutans, one genomic interval encodes:
- the yajC gene encoding preprotein translocase subunit YajC, with amino-acid sequence MNTLFATIILLQAEGAGGMGWQNLLMIALIGVVFYFFMIRPQTKRMKEHKKLIENLQKGDRVVTTGGIFGKIAEIAGDHFLLEIAPNVRIRVQKNAISMEGSKSLNKEEEVK; translated from the coding sequence ATGAACACATTATTCGCAACTATTATTTTATTGCAGGCAGAAGGCGCCGGTGGAATGGGCTGGCAGAACCTGCTGATGATCGCTTTGATCGGGGTGGTATTTTACTTCTTCATGATCCGTCCCCAGACCAAGCGTATGAAAGAACACAAAAAGCTGATCGAAAATCTCCAGAAGGGCGACAGGGTGGTTACCACAGGCGGGATCTTCGGTAAAATTGCGGAGATTGCCGGTGACCATTTTCTCCTGGAAATTGCGCCTAACGTCCGTATCCGGGTGCAGAAGAATGCCATTTCCATGGAAGGTTCCAAATCGCTCAATAAGGAAGAAGAGGTAAAATAA
- a CDS encoding NADH-quinone oxidoreductase subunit A yields the protein MVEATINQLSEFGKIAVFLILGTLFVMIAYGISYLLSKSKPSPGKLSTYECGEEPEGNSRIQFNNRFYVIALVFLLFDVEIVFLFPWSAVFAQEKIMETVPVWGWFSFIEMIVFVCVLLIGLVYVWMKGDLSWIRPRQLIPFADSKIPVDLYTAINAEKFAVQAFSPTTKKDVAAAVAPAASAPSPPPPKPVFKPRILKKGN from the coding sequence ATGGTGGAAGCAACAATCAATCAACTTTCTGAATTTGGAAAAATAGCTGTCTTTCTTATACTGGGGACACTGTTTGTCATGATCGCTTACGGGATCAGCTACTTGCTTTCCAAGAGCAAACCCTCTCCCGGAAAGCTAAGCACCTATGAATGCGGGGAGGAGCCCGAGGGGAATTCCCGGATCCAATTCAATAACCGCTTTTACGTGATTGCCCTTGTTTTCCTGCTGTTTGACGTGGAGATTGTATTTCTTTTTCCCTGGTCAGCCGTGTTCGCGCAGGAAAAGATCATGGAAACGGTTCCGGTATGGGGCTGGTTTTCATTTATAGAAATGATTGTCTTCGTTTGCGTACTGCTCATTGGCCTGGTATACGTATGGATGAAGGGAGACTTGTCCTGGATTAGGCCCCGGCAATTGATCCCCTTTGCCGACAGTAAAATACCGGTTGACCTTTATACCGCGATTAACGCAGAGAAATTCGCTGTACAGGCTTTCAGCCCGACGACTAAGAAAGACGTCGCTGCCGCCGTAGCTCCTGCTGCGTCCGCTCCATCTCCCCCACCTCCCAAACCGGTTTTTAAACCGAGGATACTAAAAAAAGGTAATTAA
- a CDS encoding thermonuclease family protein — MRAFVLYLLLALTAPACSLPASEPASGDNLSAELYYVEKVIDGDTFIIEGGEKVRLIGIDAPETPNSFKQRNFHYGIEAKDHLRELIGSQKLKLEFDIEKRDQYDRLLAYAWLENGLFINAYLIEEGYARVVTFPPNVKYHDQLNQLESEAKENKRGLWNK, encoded by the coding sequence ATGCGTGCTTTCGTCCTTTATCTTTTACTGGCCCTGACCGCTCCTGCCTGTTCGCTTCCCGCAAGCGAGCCGGCCTCCGGAGACAACCTTTCTGCGGAGCTTTATTACGTGGAAAAAGTAATTGACGGGGACACATTTATCATTGAAGGCGGGGAAAAAGTCCGCTTAATCGGGATTGACGCTCCTGAAACCCCGAACTCCTTTAAACAACGCAACTTCCATTACGGTATCGAAGCCAAAGATCATCTCCGGGAACTTATCGGCTCCCAAAAGCTGAAACTTGAATTTGACATAGAAAAGCGGGACCAGTATGACCGGCTCCTGGCCTATGCATGGCTGGAAAACGGGCTTTTTATCAATGCGTACCTGATTGAAGAAGGCTATGCCCGGGTCGTGACCTTCCCTCCCAATGTGAAATATCACGATCAGTTAAACCAGCTGGAGAGCGAAGCGAAGGAAAACAAACGCGGCCTGTGGAATAAGTAA
- a CDS encoding ZIP family metal transporter, whose translation MESGRMLVLFFSALLGGSAVFVIRNNNQRKLKLLLSFSGAFLFAITVLQLMPEVYASASHLTGVFILAGFAFQIVLEQFSGGIEHGHMHVHDPTPAFPYAMIISLCLHAFMEAMPLQGHHHDELLWGIALHHIPAAFVLGSILLQHRLKKVNVFFLLVLFAAMSPAGLLFGQALAQNSLGYISLYADYVMAAVVGIFLHISTTILFESSQDHRFNFYKSIAILAGTGFALLGFLID comes from the coding sequence ATGGAGTCAGGTAGGATGCTCGTCTTGTTCTTCAGCGCGCTGTTGGGCGGAAGCGCGGTATTTGTCATCCGGAACAATAATCAGCGCAAGCTTAAGCTGTTACTTTCATTCAGCGGGGCTTTTCTCTTTGCCATAACCGTGCTTCAGTTAATGCCGGAAGTCTACGCTTCGGCCAGTCACCTGACCGGAGTATTTATTCTCGCCGGCTTTGCGTTCCAGATTGTCCTTGAACAATTTTCAGGAGGCATTGAACATGGCCATATGCATGTGCATGATCCCACACCGGCGTTTCCCTATGCCATGATTATCAGCCTTTGCTTGCATGCTTTTATGGAGGCAATGCCGCTGCAGGGGCATCATCACGATGAATTATTATGGGGTATTGCCCTGCATCACATTCCCGCGGCTTTTGTGCTGGGAAGCATTCTGCTGCAGCACCGGCTAAAGAAAGTGAATGTTTTTTTCCTCCTGGTGCTGTTTGCGGCAATGTCGCCGGCGGGTTTGCTGTTCGGGCAAGCCCTGGCGCAAAATTCATTGGGTTATATTTCCTTGTATGCGGATTATGTAATGGCGGCGGTGGTCGGTATCTTCCTGCACATTTCCACGACCATTCTTTTCGAATCCAGCCAGGATCACCGCTTTAATTTTTATAAAAGCATTGCGATTCTCGCCGGAACAGGCTTTGCACTCCTTGGCTTCCTGATTGACTAA
- a CDS encoding DUF542 domain-containing protein, giving the protein MNISPESTVGQIVVDHPESSDVFENCGIDFCCNGNKTLAKACTEKGISFEALRALLEEKQEARKHSENGGHNNEPDFKYWPLDLLADYIEKKHHRYVAENLLILSRYLEKIKAVHGQTHPEIFQIADIFRESAGELAKHMKKEELILFPFIRKLVKMKTRESISEIIPRPERYNNPSA; this is encoded by the coding sequence ATGAATATATCTCCGGAAAGCACGGTAGGCCAGATAGTTGTAGATCATCCTGAAAGCTCGGACGTATTTGAAAACTGCGGCATTGATTTTTGCTGTAACGGGAACAAAACACTGGCCAAAGCCTGTACAGAAAAAGGCATTTCTTTCGAAGCCCTCCGGGCCCTTCTGGAGGAAAAACAGGAAGCGCGGAAGCATAGTGAAAACGGCGGACACAATAACGAGCCGGATTTTAAATACTGGCCCCTGGATTTGCTGGCTGACTACATCGAAAAAAAACATCACCGGTACGTGGCGGAAAACCTTCTCATTCTTAGCCGCTACCTGGAAAAAATCAAGGCCGTTCATGGGCAGACACATCCGGAAATTTTCCAGATCGCTGATATCTTCAGGGAATCAGCGGGGGAACTGGCCAAACACATGAAAAAGGAAGAATTGATCCTCTTTCCGTTTATCAGGAAGCTGGTAAAAATGAAAACCCGGGAGAGTATATCCGAGATCATTCCGCGGCCGGAGCGGTACAACAACCCGTCCGCATGA
- a CDS encoding phosphatase PAP2 family protein: MIETLTQLDKSLFFLINGEWTNSFLDWIMPLLRDKYFWTPVYIFLIVFFLSQYKWKGFALIGFVLLAFGIADFTSASIIKPFVERLRPCNDLDLAGQIRVLVDCGTGFSFVSSHASNHFAISFLLISLYYKQWKWIFPLCFLWAFMVSYAQVYVGVHFPLDILGGAILGTTIGLLVGKLEKLIYPVVDGVR; this comes from the coding sequence ATGATTGAAACCCTTACCCAACTTGATAAATCGCTATTTTTTCTCATAAACGGAGAATGGACAAATTCATTTCTTGACTGGATCATGCCCTTGCTCCGGGACAAGTATTTCTGGACACCCGTATATATTTTCCTGATCGTATTTTTTTTAAGCCAGTACAAATGGAAGGGTTTCGCGCTGATCGGTTTCGTTCTACTGGCTTTCGGGATCGCTGATTTTACAAGCGCCAGCATCATCAAGCCCTTTGTGGAAAGGCTCCGTCCCTGCAACGACCTGGATCTTGCCGGGCAAATAAGGGTGCTGGTGGACTGCGGAACCGGGTTCAGCTTTGTTTCTTCCCACGCCTCCAACCACTTCGCAATTTCTTTTCTCCTGATCAGTTTGTATTATAAACAGTGGAAATGGATCTTCCCGCTCTGTTTTCTATGGGCATTCATGGTATCATACGCCCAGGTGTATGTAGGTGTGCATTTTCCCCTTGATATACTTGGAGGTGCAATATTGGGCACCACTATTGGCCTTCTTGTTGGTAAACTTGAAAAACTAATTTATCCCGTGGTAGATGGAGTCAGGTAG
- a CDS encoding DUF3276 family protein, with protein sequence MGEFENKDREEVFSKRVRAGKRTYFFDVKSTRANDYYVTITESKKRLEDGVFIKHKIFLYKEDFEKFSEGLKEAVDYIKSNQEVVEKRFTELQGVAEDTKNDEFSFEI encoded by the coding sequence ATGGGAGAATTTGAAAACAAAGACAGGGAAGAGGTATTTTCGAAAAGGGTGAGAGCCGGGAAGCGAACGTACTTCTTCGACGTTAAATCAACCCGGGCAAACGACTACTACGTGACCATTACTGAAAGCAAGAAGAGATTAGAGGACGGCGTATTCATCAAACACAAGATTTTTCTTTACAAAGAAGATTTTGAAAAATTCTCAGAAGGGCTGAAAGAAGCGGTTGATTACATCAAATCAAACCAGGAAGTAGTAGAAAAAAGGTTCACGGAATTGCAAGGAGTTGCTGAAGACACTAAAAACGACGAATTTTCTTTTGAGATCTAG
- the coaE gene encoding dephospho-CoA kinase (Dephospho-CoA kinase (CoaE) performs the final step in coenzyme A biosynthesis.) has product MIKVGLTGGIGSGKTTVSRIFSVLGIPVFSADTEGKRLMAEDAGLAAAIMDIFGKDTYLHSEGGGLQPDRRKLAGIVFNNEEKLNQLNALVHPAVINAFETWAGQQNSAYVIKESALLFESDAWKHSNLNITVAAPEEERIRRVMKRDGVERSAVMNRMKHQLSDEERIQRADLVIWNDNRSPVIPQVLAIHRLLLYSPTDLIL; this is encoded by the coding sequence ATGATTAAAGTAGGTTTAACAGGAGGGATAGGCAGCGGCAAAACAACGGTGTCCAGGATATTTTCTGTTCTGGGGATACCGGTTTTCTCCGCAGATACGGAAGGTAAGCGGCTGATGGCGGAAGATGCAGGGCTGGCGGCAGCCATCATGGATATTTTCGGAAAAGATACTTACCTGCACTCAGAAGGCGGCGGCCTTCAGCCTGACCGCAGAAAGCTGGCCGGGATCGTTTTTAACAATGAAGAAAAGCTGAACCAGCTTAATGCCCTGGTTCACCCGGCGGTTATCAATGCTTTTGAAACCTGGGCCGGTCAGCAGAACAGCGCCTATGTGATCAAAGAATCAGCCCTGCTTTTTGAAAGCGATGCCTGGAAGCACAGTAATTTGAATATCACCGTGGCAGCTCCGGAAGAAGAACGTATCCGGCGGGTGATGAAGCGGGATGGCGTGGAGCGGAGCGCAGTGATGAACCGCATGAAACACCAATTGTCCGATGAAGAACGGATACAGCGGGCGGACCTGGTAATATGGAATGATAACCGGAGCCCTGTGATTCCCCAGGTACTGGCCATACATCGCCTGCTGCTGTATTCGCCTACCGACCTCATCCTTTGA
- a CDS encoding DUF1573 domain-containing protein: MKKVIYLLFVPIALASCQQKSNNADSGETSSASTVHAASAEGSTDTAAAAKFEFTAQAFDFGTVEEGEKVTHSYSFTNVGSGSLIIANAQASCGCTVPEWTREPIPPGGTGEIKAVFDSKGRVGKQSKTITVHANTEPSVVKLTLTGEVKAKAN, translated from the coding sequence ATGAAAAAAGTTATTTATCTACTATTCGTGCCCATTGCCCTGGCTTCCTGCCAGCAGAAATCCAATAACGCAGATTCCGGCGAAACGTCTTCGGCGTCCACAGTACATGCTGCTTCGGCCGAAGGTTCTACTGATACCGCCGCTGCCGCAAAATTCGAGTTCACAGCGCAAGCCTTTGATTTCGGAACAGTTGAGGAAGGAGAAAAAGTGACCCATTCTTATTCATTTACCAACGTTGGCTCTGGCAGCCTCATCATTGCCAATGCCCAGGCTTCCTGCGGCTGCACCGTTCCGGAATGGACGAGAGAGCCCATCCCGCCGGGCGGAACCGGAGAGATAAAAGCGGTATTTGACAGCAAAGGCCGGGTTGGCAAACAAAGCAAGACCATTACGGTACATGCCAATACAGAACCATCCGTTGTAAAGCTAACCCTTACCGGGGAGGTAAAGGCTAAGGCTAATTAA
- a CDS encoding septal ring lytic transglycosylase RlpA family protein, translating into MKPCLIVCFLVLSFLSANAQLEKERGVASYYGKRFDGKRTASGEIFDKEKMTAAHRTLPFGTIVKVTREDNGSFVYVRINDRGPFSRNRLIDLSRKAAEKLGIIQRGHEHVLMEVMREEIFPEELTGMQAYREIRNRLALLTIQQVEMPGIPAIILPALERKPAIKSLPVNDLPETFFKKLLQEVFPES; encoded by the coding sequence ATGAAACCTTGCCTGATCGTATGCTTCCTGGTTCTGTCCTTCTTATCAGCTAATGCACAGCTTGAAAAGGAGCGGGGAGTAGCCTCTTATTACGGAAAGCGTTTCGATGGAAAACGCACAGCCAGCGGGGAAATTTTTGACAAGGAAAAAATGACCGCCGCACACCGTACCCTCCCCTTTGGTACTATTGTAAAGGTAACAAGGGAAGATAACGGCAGCTTTGTTTATGTTCGTATTAATGACCGCGGGCCCTTTTCGCGGAACAGGCTCATTGATCTTTCACGGAAGGCAGCGGAGAAGCTGGGAATTATTCAGCGGGGGCATGAGCATGTCCTCATGGAAGTAATGAGAGAGGAAATATTTCCCGAAGAACTTACGGGAATGCAGGCATACAGGGAAATAAGGAACCGGTTGGCTTTGCTGACTATACAACAGGTGGAAATGCCTGGAATTCCTGCGATCATTTTACCGGCGTTGGAGAGGAAGCCGGCAATTAAGAGTTTACCTGTTAATGATTTGCCGGAAACATTTTTTAAGAAATTGCTGCAAGAAGTATTCCCGGAAAGTTAA
- the nusB gene encoding transcription antitermination factor NusB: protein MLNRRHLRVKVMQVLYSYQQSQGKELSFFEKQLLNQVNKVYEQYLFLLLLLVRIAQYAEEDARERASKYIPTGDDLNANTRIASNTFILLLESDENFRQAVKSRKVFIPNEQELVRTLFRELSTSPEYAVYCSQEDRSVESERAFISVVFRQVVNRSAVLEQTLEEQDINWPVNKEVVRSMVKKTLKTYGPDSRQLSPISQNWPEDKDFIVTLLRQTAEHDAEFQGYIAAKTENWDVERIALMDTILMKMTLCELLKFPDIPVKVSINEYIEISKEFSTPKSKMFINGILDKILIDLRKTKKIIKSGRGLIE from the coding sequence ATGTTAAACAGAAGGCATTTGCGCGTTAAGGTAATGCAGGTACTGTATTCCTATCAGCAGTCCCAGGGTAAAGAATTATCTTTCTTTGAAAAACAACTGCTTAACCAGGTAAACAAGGTATACGAACAGTATCTTTTTTTACTGCTGCTGCTGGTGCGTATTGCACAATATGCTGAAGAAGACGCCCGCGAGCGGGCATCCAAATACATCCCAACCGGCGATGATCTGAATGCCAATACCCGGATCGCTTCCAATACATTTATCCTGCTTCTTGAGAGCGATGAAAACTTCAGGCAGGCTGTTAAATCCCGGAAAGTATTTATTCCTAACGAGCAGGAGCTGGTCAGGACGTTATTCAGGGAACTGTCAACCAGCCCGGAATACGCGGTTTATTGCAGCCAGGAAGACAGGTCCGTGGAATCGGAACGTGCTTTTATTTCCGTTGTTTTCCGCCAGGTGGTAAACCGCTCGGCCGTTCTTGAACAAACACTTGAAGAACAAGATATCAACTGGCCTGTTAATAAAGAAGTTGTCAGGTCAATGGTTAAGAAGACACTGAAGACCTATGGCCCCGATAGCCGGCAGCTTTCTCCCATCAGCCAGAATTGGCCGGAGGATAAAGATTTTATCGTAACTTTACTGAGGCAAACAGCGGAACACGATGCCGAGTTCCAGGGCTATATCGCCGCTAAAACGGAAAACTGGGACGTGGAACGCATAGCCTTGATGGATACGATCTTAATGAAAATGACCTTGTGTGAATTGTTGAAATTCCCGGATATCCCGGTCAAGGTATCCATTAATGAGTATATTGAAATATCTAAGGAATTCAGTACGCCGAAAAGCAAGATGTTTATCAATGGTATACTTGATAAGATTCTGATAGACTTACGGAAAACAAAAAAGATCATAAAATCAGGCAGAGGATTAATTGAATAA
- a CDS encoding Glu/Leu/Phe/Val family dehydrogenase, whose product MLEVKDQTSWGTSVFDHLSKNNHKKLVFCHDPELGLKAIIAIHDTTLGPALGGLRMWKYQTEQEAMEDVLRLSRSMTYKASITGLNLGGGGAVIIGDSSKDKTEALLRRFGRYIDSLNGEFIIGGDVGTNPKDMGFIRMETEYVVGVPEAVGGSGDPTPVSAYGVYMGMKACAKELWGMDSLAGKTVAVQGIGNVGEKLVKLLSEEDARIYLCDLDEERAAQVAAKYDAIAVPNHAIYDLDIDIFAPCALGGTINTDTIGRLKCAIIAGSANNQLDDELLNGELLMEKGILYAPDFLINAGGLISVYSELVGFNKKQAIHLTEHIYDVTREILRKSKQEQLPTFQAANMLAQQRINDIRKVKSNS is encoded by the coding sequence ATGCTTGAAGTAAAAGACCAAACCTCCTGGGGAACATCCGTGTTCGACCATTTGTCAAAGAATAACCATAAAAAGCTTGTTTTTTGCCATGATCCCGAGCTGGGGCTTAAAGCGATTATTGCCATCCACGATACTACGCTGGGCCCGGCGCTGGGAGGCCTGCGTATGTGGAAATACCAGACCGAACAGGAAGCGATGGAGGACGTGCTGCGGCTTTCCCGGAGCATGACTTATAAGGCTTCTATTACGGGCCTGAACCTTGGCGGGGGCGGCGCAGTGATCATAGGCGATTCCAGCAAGGATAAGACGGAGGCCCTTTTACGTCGCTTCGGGCGCTACATCGATAGCCTGAACGGGGAATTCATTATCGGGGGAGATGTGGGTACCAATCCCAAAGATATGGGCTTCATCCGAATGGAAACCGAATATGTGGTAGGAGTTCCCGAAGCAGTCGGAGGAAGCGGCGACCCGACACCAGTATCAGCTTACGGCGTTTACATGGGCATGAAAGCCTGCGCGAAGGAATTATGGGGAATGGATAGCCTGGCCGGAAAAACAGTAGCTGTGCAGGGGATAGGAAATGTTGGCGAAAAGCTGGTAAAACTCCTTAGTGAAGAAGACGCCCGTATTTATCTCTGCGATCTTGACGAGGAGCGGGCCGCTCAGGTGGCCGCGAAATATGATGCAATTGCCGTACCCAACCATGCCATTTATGATCTGGACATAGACATTTTTGCACCCTGTGCCCTGGGAGGCACCATCAATACCGATACGATCGGGCGCCTGAAATGCGCCATCATTGCCGGATCAGCGAATAACCAGCTGGATGATGAATTGCTGAACGGGGAATTATTAATGGAAAAGGGGATTTTATATGCTCCGGATTTTCTGATCAATGCAGGAGGGCTTATCAGTGTATATTCAGAATTGGTGGGATTCAATAAAAAGCAGGCGATTCACCTGACCGAACATATTTATGACGTTACCCGGGAAATTCTCAGGAAATCCAAACAAGAACAGTTACCTACGTTCCAGGCGGCAAATATGCTTGCCCAGCAACGGATAAACGATATCCGGAAGGTGAAATCGAATAGCTAA
- a CDS encoding ABC transporter ATP-binding protein produces the protein MNSLAYLNKYLYKYRFRLILGTIFVTVSNFFAVVPAQIIRMAFDLVNENIGIMQLYRGFELQPSAYSIFSSIVLLFGALVLLMALLRGIFLFFMRQTIIVVSRLIEYDLKNEIYTHYQELSLAFYRRNNTGDLMNRITEDVSRVRMYLGPAIMYSINTVALFVMVIITMLSINVKLTFFTILPLPVLAIVIYIVNSRIHRKSEQIQEQLSTISTFVQETFAGIRIMKAYVREKQTRKDFGRESQEYMDRSVSLAKLQAVFFPVIVLLVGISILLTVYIGGIEVSRGRITTGNIAEFIVYIGQLTFPMMALGWVSSIVQRAAASQKRINQFLHTRPEILSPDVPGTAVEGNIEFRNVSFTYPDTGIKALENVSFSAKKGEFLAIIGHTGSGKSTIVNLLGRMYDVNSGSVLVDGKDIREYNLTSLRQSFAFVPQDVFLFSDSIKNNIGFGLDQFSDEEIENAARNAAIYDNIQHFPEKFETRTGERGITMSGGQKQRTSIARAIIKDPAVLIFDDSLSAVDTKTEEEILQNLGRIMRGRTSIIISHRVSTIKNADNILVMKQGRVAESGTHEQLLAQEGLYKQLFEKQLLEEESG, from the coding sequence ATGAATTCGCTTGCTTATCTGAATAAGTACCTTTATAAATACCGCTTCAGGCTGATCCTGGGAACCATCTTTGTGACGGTGTCCAATTTTTTTGCCGTTGTGCCCGCCCAGATCATCCGGATGGCTTTTGACCTGGTCAATGAAAACATAGGCATTATGCAGCTTTACAGGGGATTTGAACTGCAGCCTTCAGCGTATTCGATCTTCAGTTCCATCGTATTGCTGTTCGGCGCCCTGGTATTGCTAATGGCCCTGCTGAGAGGAATCTTCCTCTTTTTTATGCGGCAAACGATTATTGTGGTGTCGCGCCTTATAGAATACGATCTTAAGAACGAAATTTATACCCATTACCAGGAGCTTTCCCTGGCGTTCTACCGGCGCAACAATACCGGAGACCTGATGAACAGGATCACTGAAGACGTTAGCCGCGTCCGCATGTACCTTGGGCCCGCCATTATGTATTCCATCAATACGGTGGCTCTTTTCGTAATGGTGATCATTACCATGCTGTCTATAAATGTAAAGCTGACCTTCTTCACGATCCTTCCCCTGCCCGTCCTGGCCATCGTCATTTATATCGTGAATTCCCGCATTCACCGGAAAAGTGAACAGATCCAGGAGCAGCTTTCTACGATTTCAACTTTTGTCCAGGAAACGTTTGCCGGTATCCGGATCATGAAAGCCTATGTCAGGGAAAAGCAAACCCGGAAGGATTTTGGCAGGGAAAGCCAGGAATATATGGACCGCTCTGTTTCCCTGGCAAAACTGCAGGCGGTTTTCTTTCCCGTCATCGTGCTGCTGGTGGGCATCAGTATTCTGTTAACGGTATATATCGGGGGAATCGAAGTAAGCCGGGGCAGAATAACAACTGGTAATATAGCGGAGTTCATTGTATATATCGGGCAGTTGACTTTTCCCATGATGGCCCTGGGCTGGGTATCTTCCATCGTGCAAAGGGCCGCCGCCTCTCAAAAACGGATCAACCAGTTCCTGCATACGCGTCCGGAGATCCTTTCCCCGGATGTTCCCGGAACAGCGGTTGAAGGGAATATTGAATTCCGGAATGTAAGTTTTACCTATCCCGACACAGGAATAAAAGCTCTGGAAAATGTTTCCTTTAGCGCAAAAAAGGGAGAATTTCTTGCCATTATCGGCCATACAGGCTCCGGAAAATCAACTATTGTTAACCTTCTCGGGCGGATGTACGATGTTAACTCCGGCAGCGTCCTGGTGGACGGCAAGGATATCAGGGAATATAACCTGACTTCCCTCAGGCAATCATTTGCCTTTGTTCCCCAGGATGTTTTCCTGTTTTCCGACAGCATTAAAAATAATATCGGTTTCGGACTGGATCAATTCAGCGACGAGGAAATAGAAAATGCCGCAAGGAACGCTGCTATCTACGATAATATTCAGCATTTTCCTGAAAAGTTTGAAACCCGCACCGGCGAAAGGGGAATTACCATGTCCGGAGGGCAGAAACAGCGTACTTCCATTGCCAGGGCCATCATTAAGGATCCCGCCGTCCTCATTTTCGATGACAGCCTGTCGGCTGTTGATACCAAAACGGAAGAAGAAATCCTTCAAAACCTTGGGCGGATCATGCGGGGACGCACCAGCATTATTATCAGCCACAGGGTTTCAACTATTAAGAATGCCGATAATATCCTTGTCATGAAACAAGGCCGGGTCGCCGAGTCAGGAACGCACGAGCAGCTCCTGGCACAAGAGGGGCTGTATAAACAACTATTTGAAAAACAACTTTTAGAGGAAGAAAGCGGGTAA